One Nodosilinea sp. FACHB-141 DNA segment encodes these proteins:
- a CDS encoding superoxide dismutase family protein — MDKPMLALLNRFKLICVTLCLGALTLLARPAFADALVTQADLIDNSGNTIGTVQVEQGHKGVLVNLKAKDLPPGYHGMHFHSVGDCSDLTAFKSAGGHVNPFNQPHGFRNLDGPHEGNLPNLVVAADGTVEVELYSDIVALDSGAAKLLDDDGTALIIHTDKDDHYSQPIGGSGGRIACAVIK; from the coding sequence ATGGATAAACCTATGCTGGCCCTCCTCAATCGATTCAAGCTTATTTGTGTGACCCTGTGCTTGGGTGCCCTGACCCTGCTGGCTCGCCCCGCCTTTGCCGATGCGCTCGTTACCCAGGCTGACTTAATTGACAACAGCGGCAACACCATTGGCACGGTGCAAGTCGAGCAGGGGCACAAAGGAGTATTGGTGAATCTCAAGGCCAAAGATCTGCCCCCCGGCTACCACGGCATGCACTTTCACTCCGTGGGCGATTGCTCTGATTTAACCGCGTTTAAATCGGCAGGCGGCCATGTGAACCCCTTCAACCAGCCTCATGGGTTTCGCAACCTTGATGGCCCCCACGAAGGCAATTTGCCCAACCTGGTTGTTGCTGCCGATGGCACTGTTGAAGTTGAGCTTTACAGCGACATCGTTGCCCTAGACTCCGGGGCTGCCAAACTGCTGGATGACGACGGTACAGCGCTGATCATTCACACCGACAAAGATGACCACTATTCGCAACCCATTGGCGGTTCGGGCGGGCGCATTGCCTGTGCCGTGATCAAGTAA
- a CDS encoding DUF6883 domain-containing protein: MKIPNAAQAIVDIRKLREYCLNLKHDDGKHKARLFLSILGMTADDAEALRQVLLEVVQTHEARLGRQDQFGQRYTLDFEIEWQNKRATLRSG; encoded by the coding sequence ATGAAAATCCCCAACGCGGCTCAAGCTATTGTTGATATTCGTAAGTTGCGGGAATATTGCCTAAATCTTAAGCACGACGATGGCAAGCACAAAGCCCGATTATTTCTATCCATTCTTGGCATGACGGCTGACGACGCAGAAGCGTTACGGCAAGTGCTGCTCGAAGTCGTGCAGACCCACGAAGCCCGATTGGGCAGACAAGACCAGTTTGGGCAACGCTACACCTTAGATTTTGAAATCGAGTGGCAAAATAAAAGAGCAACGTTGCGGAGTGGCTAG
- a CDS encoding Uma2 family endonuclease has translation MVTLELRQIEVPLGKSLVLRDVSWAEFEAILAELGNHRSTRIAYDNGFLEIMAPLPEHEYFKETLGDAVKDMAEELTIEFASYGSATWRRKAKQAGIEPDNCFYFQNETLVRGKLDFDLDRDPPPDLALEIDLTSKSLDRFPIYARLGIPEIWCYDSGVLTIHLLEGDRYGASEQSQVFPTLDIRALPQLIESQRSAGRLALRRAVRNWVKEQSQSAQS, from the coding sequence ATGGTCACCCTTGAGCTACGCCAAATTGAGGTACCTCTGGGCAAGAGCCTAGTGCTACGCGACGTGAGCTGGGCCGAGTTTGAAGCCATTTTGGCCGAGCTAGGGAACCACCGCAGCACCCGCATCGCCTACGACAATGGATTTTTAGAGATTATGGCCCCTCTGCCAGAGCATGAATACTTTAAAGAGACCCTTGGCGACGCGGTCAAAGACATGGCCGAAGAACTCACTATAGAATTTGCAAGCTATGGCTCAGCAACTTGGCGGCGTAAGGCCAAGCAGGCCGGCATAGAACCCGATAATTGCTTTTACTTCCAAAACGAGACGCTGGTGCGCGGCAAGCTGGACTTTGATTTAGATCGCGACCCACCCCCCGATCTCGCCCTTGAAATCGATCTCACCAGCAAATCCCTCGATCGCTTCCCGATCTATGCCCGCCTAGGTATACCGGAAATTTGGTGCTACGACAGCGGTGTGCTGACAATTCATCTGCTGGAAGGCGATCGCTACGGGGCATCAGAACAAAGCCAAGTGTTTCCCACTCTGGATATTCGCGCCCTGCCTCAACTGATTGAATCGCAGCGATCGGCAGGGCGGCTGGCACTGCGACGAGCCGTAAGGAACTGGGTAAAAGAACAATCGCAGAGTGCACAGAGCTAA
- a CDS encoding DEAD/DEAH box helicase yields MQILHGTWIPQPATDFVQTGGFYLWIETEAKNCQRWQSLSKGESPHTHPQHLSEADLAAVLTDELGLKSPDRRPPESFIAPRTFLLPTVDGQPLPSLELSRYLEVDIPDSFDWQYWQIDCYQPVLADIIGLLNNLHFLAVYNLAEVQMGADLLFWYHYTQAFKQVILRDQYIPALKYRQPAGAEASTQRKAAGTKTTTKQQAAKSEPKFEIYPGWEIIGDHYHEHIQTYIDYMPLLCVAGFEEPPPTPTFYDRETLLRHFSECWLNELVRGTAFPQNFLKTVEGTLIQDCLKADLQRPTTSAAALEQYQQWQGWRDRIVRTQTDRTFYLYFHLQDPVKSDDPWQLQFQIAPKHDPSLRVSLDDYWRMPPKQKKEVKAQLGNDFEQHLLMNLGYAARIYPDLWHGLETDKPVGIYMNLDTAFTFLKESAWVLEDAGYKVIVPAWWTPKGRQRAKVRLRVKGKSAGGSDKSKGYFSYDTLVQYQYDLAIGDQPVTEQEWQQLVNAKSPLVKFRGQWIELDQDKMQQMLEFWQQQAAENPEMSLLDFMRLTSGEADDSLEVEFDRDDALATMLTHLSDKTRLALTPDPTQFQGHLRDYQKRGLSWLHYLENLGLNGCLADDMGLGKTVQVIARLIQEREETAQPIPPTLLIAPTSVVGNWHHEIQKFAPHLRAVVHHGGERNQDTKAFKALCCAHDVVITSFTLTRKDAKLLEGITWHRIVLDEAQNIKNPKTAQTKAILKLNANHRLALTGTPVENRLMDLWSIFNFLNPGYLGTQTQFRKQFELPIQKENSPARSATLKKLVEPFILRRLKTDQSIIKDLPDKVEQKLFCNLTPEQASLYEAVLKDVTEQIETSEGIQRQGLILATLTKLKQICNHPRQFLQDNSEFAPERSHKLSRLLEMLDEVVAEGESALIFSQFREIGDALEYHLRHTCHYNTYYIHGGTSRKKREQMIAAFQDPDTEPAIFVLSLKAAGVGITLTQANHVFHFDRWWNPAVEDQATDRAFRIGQKKNVFVHKFVAMGTLEERIDQMIEDKKKLAGAIVGADESWLTELDNDAFKQLIALNKNAIME; encoded by the coding sequence ATGCAAATTCTCCACGGCACTTGGATACCTCAGCCCGCTACCGACTTTGTGCAGACAGGGGGCTTTTACCTGTGGATAGAAACCGAGGCTAAGAACTGCCAGCGTTGGCAAAGTCTCTCTAAAGGAGAATCGCCCCACACCCATCCTCAACATTTGTCCGAGGCCGATTTAGCGGCAGTGCTCACTGATGAGCTAGGCCTGAAGTCGCCCGATCGCCGTCCCCCAGAGTCCTTCATCGCTCCTCGCACCTTTTTACTGCCCACAGTGGATGGTCAGCCTCTTCCCTCCCTAGAGCTATCCCGCTATTTAGAAGTAGACATCCCAGACAGCTTTGACTGGCAGTACTGGCAGATCGATTGCTACCAACCCGTGCTCGCCGACATCATTGGCCTGCTGAACAATCTGCACTTTCTCGCTGTCTACAACCTGGCGGAGGTGCAGATGGGTGCCGATCTGCTGTTTTGGTACCACTACACCCAGGCGTTTAAGCAAGTCATTCTGCGCGATCAGTACATTCCAGCTTTGAAGTATCGGCAGCCTGCTGGTGCTGAGGCATCTACCCAGCGCAAAGCAGCAGGAACAAAGACGACAACCAAACAGCAGGCCGCTAAGTCAGAGCCAAAGTTTGAGATTTACCCCGGCTGGGAAATTATTGGCGATCACTACCACGAACACATCCAAACCTACATCGACTACATGCCCCTGCTCTGCGTCGCTGGGTTTGAGGAACCGCCCCCAACGCCGACGTTCTACGATCGCGAAACCCTGCTGCGTCACTTTTCAGAATGCTGGCTAAACGAACTGGTGCGGGGTACAGCGTTTCCCCAAAACTTTCTTAAAACTGTAGAAGGTACGCTAATTCAGGATTGCTTAAAGGCTGATCTTCAGCGTCCTACAACATCGGCGGCAGCATTAGAACAATATCAGCAGTGGCAGGGATGGCGCGATCGCATCGTTCGCACCCAAACCGATCGGACCTTCTATCTCTACTTTCATCTGCAAGACCCGGTCAAATCAGACGATCCCTGGCAGCTTCAGTTTCAGATCGCCCCCAAGCACGATCCCTCCCTTAGAGTGTCTCTCGACGACTACTGGCGCATGCCTCCCAAGCAGAAAAAGGAGGTGAAAGCCCAGCTCGGCAATGACTTTGAGCAGCATTTACTCATGAACTTGGGCTACGCCGCCCGTATCTACCCAGATCTGTGGCATGGCCTAGAGACCGACAAGCCCGTCGGCATCTACATGAATTTAGACACCGCCTTCACCTTCCTCAAAGAATCGGCCTGGGTGCTAGAAGATGCCGGCTACAAAGTGATCGTCCCCGCCTGGTGGACGCCCAAGGGTCGCCAGCGGGCCAAGGTGCGGCTGCGGGTCAAAGGCAAATCGGCGGGCGGTAGCGACAAATCAAAGGGCTACTTTTCCTACGACACTCTAGTGCAATACCAGTACGACCTAGCGATCGGCGACCAGCCCGTCACTGAGCAAGAGTGGCAGCAGCTCGTCAATGCTAAGTCGCCCCTGGTCAAATTTCGCGGCCAGTGGATTGAGCTAGACCAAGACAAAATGCAGCAAATGCTGGAGTTTTGGCAGCAGCAGGCAGCCGAAAACCCTGAGATGAGCCTGCTTGATTTCATGCGCCTGACCAGCGGCGAGGCCGATGACAGCCTGGAGGTGGAGTTCGATCGCGATGACGCCCTAGCCACCATGCTCACCCACCTCAGCGACAAAACCCGCCTCGCACTTACCCCCGACCCCACCCAGTTCCAGGGCCACCTGCGCGACTACCAAAAGCGCGGCCTTTCCTGGTTGCACTATTTAGAGAATCTGGGCCTGAATGGCTGCTTGGCCGACGACATGGGTTTGGGCAAAACCGTGCAGGTAATCGCCCGCTTAATTCAAGAGCGAGAAGAGACGGCCCAACCGATTCCTCCTACACTGCTGATTGCGCCCACCTCCGTCGTCGGTAACTGGCACCACGAAATCCAAAAGTTTGCGCCGCACCTGCGGGCGGTGGTGCACCACGGCGGGGAACGCAACCAAGACACCAAAGCCTTTAAGGCCCTCTGCTGCGCCCACGACGTGGTGATCACCTCCTTCACCCTGACCCGCAAGGATGCCAAGCTGCTAGAGGGCATCACCTGGCACCGCATCGTGCTTGACGAAGCCCAAAACATCAAAAATCCCAAAACTGCCCAGACCAAAGCCATTCTCAAGCTCAACGCCAACCACCGCTTGGCCCTCACCGGCACCCCGGTCGAAAACCGCCTGATGGATCTGTGGTCGATCTTCAACTTCCTCAACCCCGGCTACTTGGGCACCCAGACCCAGTTTCGCAAGCAGTTCGAGCTGCCCATCCAAAAAGAAAACAGCCCCGCCCGCTCCGCCACACTGAAAAAGCTGGTGGAACCCTTCATTCTGCGGCGCCTCAAAACCGACCAATCGATCATCAAAGATCTGCCCGACAAGGTCGAGCAAAAGCTGTTTTGCAACCTCACCCCCGAGCAGGCTTCCCTCTACGAAGCAGTGCTCAAAGACGTCACCGAACAGATCGAAACCAGCGAGGGCATCCAGCGTCAGGGGTTGATTCTCGCCACCCTGACTAAGCTGAAGCAGATCTGCAACCACCCCCGCCAGTTCTTGCAAGACAACAGTGAGTTTGCACCGGAGCGATCACACAAACTCAGCCGCCTGCTGGAAATGCTCGACGAAGTCGTAGCCGAAGGCGAAAGCGCCCTGATCTTCAGCCAGTTTCGCGAGATTGGCGACGCCCTAGAGTACCACCTGCGCCACACCTGCCACTACAACACCTACTACATCCACGGCGGCACCAGCCGCAAAAAGCGCGAGCAGATGATCGCCGCATTTCAAGACCCCGACACCGAGCCCGCCATCTTTGTGCTGTCGCTGAAGGCGGCGGGGGTAGGCATCACCCTCACCCAGGCCAACCACGTCTTCCACTTCGATCGCTGGTGGAACCCCGCCGTTGAAGACCAGGCCACCGATCGCGCCTTCCGCATTGGCCAAAAGAAAAATGTTTTCGTCCACAAGTTTGTCGCCATGGGCACGCTCGAAGAACGCATTGACCAGATGATTGAGGATAAGAAAAAGCTGGCGGGTGCGATCGTCGGAGCCGATGAATCGTGGCTGACAGAGCTAGACAACGACGCCTTTAAACAACTGATCGCCCTCAACAAAAACGCCATCATGGAATGA
- a CDS encoding Uma2 family endonuclease gives MTAVLVPPQRQVVLQGVSWATYQSLSRDLEAAPSKRLTYDQGALEIMVPLPPYESYKKLMGRMVEVTTEETETEIRSLGSTTWSREDLSKGLEPDQCYYIQHEQAVRGKDEIDLTVDPPPDLAIEIDHTSSFLDRIAIYAALGVPEVWRFDGATLTIFALINGRYCSQAASTVLPLLRQDTLLRFLQTSQTMGETSWVKAFRQWIREQHRKIN, from the coding sequence ATGACCGCAGTTTTAGTTCCGCCCCAGCGCCAGGTGGTCTTGCAGGGGGTAAGCTGGGCCACTTACCAGAGCTTAAGCCGCGATTTGGAGGCCGCCCCTAGTAAACGCCTCACCTACGACCAGGGAGCCTTAGAAATCATGGTGCCGTTGCCTCCCTACGAAAGCTACAAAAAGCTCATGGGTCGCATGGTGGAAGTCACCACTGAAGAAACCGAGACCGAAATTCGCAGCCTGGGCTCTACCACCTGGAGCCGAGAAGACCTGAGCAAAGGGCTGGAACCAGATCAGTGCTACTACATTCAGCATGAGCAGGCGGTTCGCGGCAAGGATGAGATCGATTTGACCGTTGACCCGCCGCCCGATTTGGCGATCGAGATCGATCACACTAGCAGTTTTCTAGATCGCATAGCGATTTATGCAGCCCTGGGCGTGCCAGAGGTCTGGCGATTTGACGGTGCAACGCTAACAATATTCGCTCTAATTAATGGCAGGTATTGCTCTCAAGCCGCATCAACCGTCTTACCACTCCTGCGGCAAGATACCCTGCTGCGGTTTTTGCAGACCAGCCAAACTATGGGAGAAACCAGTTGGGTTAAAGCTTTTCGCCAGTGGATTAGAGAACAACACCGCAAGATCAACTAA
- a CDS encoding pentapeptide repeat-containing protein produces the protein MANENQVTLLKQGSEVWNAWRQQNPRIEISLWFDDLSGADLSGADLSNAYFSNTNLSNTNLSNANLSNANLSNANLGHANLSNANLSNTSLSSADLNNTNLNDAALSYAALNEANFSNAILSNVDLSYADLSHANLSKASLSKAYLINANLSHANLSNADLSNANLSNADLSNANLNASQILHANLTQTRLTGACIADWQIGSSTVLEDVKCDYIFRTYDQQTGQFSSRLPIAPESTFASGEFTQRFQIIASALETIDITLTEGIDWQAFFQSFQDLRTSCPDEDISIQGMESKGSAFVVRLEVSAEADRAAIETEIKQRYAYQLAALEAQYEQKLRLQGAHLGDIRDFLSFERQERTRLSKVVETMANEQKAPKYDMRGAQFAGGFAETIQVQGNNVGGIINNYGQNADDVVRLLTSLRQLSEAFPEEQKADVLMELDDLESDLSKPEKQEPKRIGKRLQRLMAAGTAAATLVGGAATFSGNVNEFTENVFELGERIGLTREVMQP, from the coding sequence ATGGCAAATGAAAACCAAGTTACTTTGCTCAAGCAAGGGAGCGAGGTCTGGAATGCCTGGAGACAGCAAAATCCCAGAATTGAAATATCCCTCTGGTTCGACGACCTCAGCGGTGCCGACCTCAGCGGTGCCGACCTTAGCAACGCCTACTTCAGCAACACCAACCTCAGTAACACCAACCTCAGTAACGCCAACCTTAGCAACGCCAACCTTAGCAACGCTAATCTCGGCCATGCCAACCTTAGCAACGCCAACCTCAGCAACACTAGCCTCAGCAGTGCCGATCTCAATAACACCAATCTCAATGATGCCGCCCTCAGCTACGCCGCTCTCAACGAGGCCAATTTCAGCAACGCCATCCTGAGCAACGTCGACCTCAGCTACGCCGACCTCAGCCATGCCAACCTTAGCAAAGCTAGCCTCAGCAAAGCCTACTTAATTAACGCCAACCTCAGCCATGCCAACCTCAGCAACGCCGACCTCAGCAACGCCAATTTAAGCAATGCCGACCTCAGCAACGCCAACCTCAATGCATCTCAGATTCTTCACGCCAATCTCACCCAAACAAGACTCACAGGAGCCTGTATAGCCGACTGGCAGATTGGTAGCTCAACCGTCCTTGAGGATGTCAAATGCGATTACATTTTTCGCACCTATGACCAGCAAACTGGGCAATTCTCTAGTCGTCTTCCCATAGCCCCAGAGAGCACGTTTGCCTCAGGCGAATTTACTCAGCGATTTCAGATTATCGCCAGTGCGCTAGAAACCATCGACATCACTCTCACCGAGGGCATTGACTGGCAAGCCTTTTTCCAATCCTTCCAAGACTTGAGAACCAGTTGCCCCGACGAAGACATCTCCATTCAAGGTATGGAGAGCAAGGGAAGTGCCTTTGTTGTTCGATTAGAGGTTAGCGCTGAGGCCGACAGAGCGGCTATTGAAACAGAAATAAAGCAGCGCTATGCCTATCAACTCGCTGCCCTCGAAGCTCAGTATGAGCAAAAGCTCCGATTGCAAGGAGCCCACTTAGGAGACATCAGAGATTTTCTTAGCTTTGAGCGACAAGAACGAACTCGACTATCAAAGGTTGTAGAAACAATGGCTAATGAGCAAAAAGCTCCTAAGTATGACATGCGCGGCGCTCAGTTTGCGGGCGGGTTTGCCGAAACCATTCAAGTTCAAGGTAATAATGTCGGCGGAATCATCAACAACTATGGTCAAAACGCTGATGATGTTGTTCGTCTGCTAACATCTCTCCGTCAATTATCTGAAGCATTTCCAGAAGAACAAAAAGCAGATGTTCTAATGGAACTGGATGATCTAGAAAGTGACCTCAGCAAGCCAGAGAAGCAAGAACCAAAGCGCATTGGCAAACGGCTGCAGCGGTTGATGGCGGCAGGGACAGCAGCCGCCACTCTTGTCGGGGGAGCCGCTACATTTTCTGGTAACGTCAACGAGTTCACCGAAAACGTGTTTGAACTTGGCGAGAGAATTGGCCTGACCAGAGAGGTCATGCAGCCTTAG
- a CDS encoding FAD-dependent oxidoreductase, producing MTTEYTGQKKVVVVGAGWAGLGSAYHLARQGYAVTLLEAGAYPGGLVAGWQTPQGRAVEAGIHGFWYPYRNIFALTDQLGIQPFTEWTRSSQYSPQGLEVESPLFQEQPYLPTPLGTFLYTDFKRLPLIDRLSALPLLQALIDFDNSDEAWQKYDRITARELFRQYGVSARLYHESFEPMLLVGLFAPGEQCSAAAALGMLYYFILAHQPDFDVRWCRGTVGAQIFRPWTEAIERAGGKILANHRVSDVTVENNRVTAVVCGDEVFEADAVVFAVGISGLKKIVEQSAGLRDRQEFRDIRNLGAIDVLAARLWLDRKVNIPLPSNACFGFHPTTGWTFFDLNALHDEYRDEPGTVVEADYYHANQLLALDDDQVLRQVQQDLAGCIPAFGEAKIIDHSVVRIPQGVTHFAPGSYCYLLPVTTSFDNLFMAGDWIVTRHGSWSQEKAYVTGLEAANRVIATLGQGQPATILPVIPDEPHIQALRSVNHLVRQGLQKLPQFWLP from the coding sequence ATGACAACGGAATATACCGGACAGAAAAAGGTAGTTGTCGTGGGAGCCGGCTGGGCTGGGCTGGGCTCGGCCTACCACCTGGCTCGCCAGGGTTACGCGGTTACGCTTCTAGAAGCCGGAGCCTACCCCGGTGGCCTGGTAGCGGGCTGGCAAACGCCCCAGGGCCGCGCCGTTGAGGCTGGCATTCACGGGTTTTGGTACCCCTACCGCAATATTTTTGCCCTTACCGACCAGCTGGGCATTCAGCCCTTTACCGAGTGGACGCGATCGTCTCAGTATTCACCCCAGGGGCTAGAGGTCGAGTCGCCACTGTTTCAGGAGCAGCCCTATCTGCCCACGCCGCTAGGCACCTTTCTATATACCGATTTCAAGCGCCTGCCGTTGATCGATCGCCTCTCGGCCCTGCCGCTGCTGCAAGCGCTAATCGACTTCGACAACTCTGACGAGGCTTGGCAAAAGTACGATCGCATCACCGCCCGCGAACTGTTTCGCCAGTACGGCGTGTCGGCCCGGCTCTACCACGAGTCGTTTGAGCCAATGCTGCTGGTGGGTCTGTTTGCCCCCGGCGAGCAGTGCTCGGCGGCGGCGGCATTGGGAATGCTCTATTACTTCATTCTGGCTCACCAGCCCGATTTTGACGTGCGCTGGTGCCGGGGCACGGTAGGGGCGCAGATCTTTCGGCCCTGGACGGAGGCGATCGAGCGGGCGGGCGGCAAGATTCTCGCCAATCACCGGGTGTCGGATGTGACGGTGGAGAACAACCGGGTGACGGCGGTGGTTTGCGGCGACGAAGTGTTTGAGGCCGATGCCGTAGTGTTTGCCGTCGGTATCAGCGGTCTCAAGAAAATTGTGGAGCAGTCGGCGGGGTTGCGCGATCGCCAAGAATTCCGCGACATTCGCAACCTGGGGGCGATCGACGTGCTGGCGGCGCGGCTGTGGCTCGATCGCAAAGTCAATATTCCCCTGCCCTCCAACGCCTGCTTTGGCTTTCACCCCACCACCGGCTGGACATTCTTTGACCTCAACGCCCTCCATGACGAGTATCGCGACGAACCGGGCACCGTGGTTGAGGCCGACTACTATCACGCCAACCAACTCCTGGCACTGGATGACGACCAGGTGCTCAGGCAGGTGCAGCAGGATCTTGCTGGGTGCATCCCCGCCTTTGGCGAGGCTAAGATTATCGACCACAGCGTGGTACGCATTCCCCAGGGGGTGACCCACTTTGCCCCCGGCAGCTATTGCTACCTGCTGCCCGTCACCACCAGCTTCGACAACCTATTCATGGCGGGCGATTGGATTGTGACGCGCCACGGCTCGTGGTCGCAGGAGAAGGCCTATGTAACGGGGCTAGAGGCGGCGAACCGCGTGATTGCGACTTTGGGGCAGGGGCAGCCCGCCACGATTTTGCCGGTGATTCCTGATGAGCCGCATATTCAGGCGCTGCGATCGGTTAATCATTTGGTGCGGCAGGGATTACAGAAATTGCCTCAGTTTTGGCTACCCTAG
- a CDS encoding DUF4926 domain-containing protein: MNSSPKLLDVVALAVDLPQYNLWRGQVGTVVETLVDGTAFEVEFSDREGRTYESLGLLPEQIMVLHFEPAPPETKVEMVTA, encoded by the coding sequence ATGAATAGCTCTCCTAAGCTCTTAGATGTTGTAGCTTTGGCGGTTGACCTGCCTCAATACAACCTCTGGCGGGGGCAAGTTGGCACTGTTGTTGAGACCTTGGTCGATGGGACTGCCTTTGAAGTCGAGTTCAGCGATCGAGAAGGACGTACCTACGAATCTTTAGGGCTGCTCCCAGAGCAAATAATGGTGCTGCACTTTGAACCTGCACCGCCAGAGACCAAAGTTGAAATGGTTACGGCTTAA
- a CDS encoding SWIM zinc finger family protein, producing MANFSRTWWGKNFINAIERLTDSGRLQRGRSYASGGKVKSFEIDGGLVTAKVRGSVNPYFGVTTEPTYTTTIDFTPISKVKWADAIALIASKASLISRLLLNEIPDNIEDSFKTLELNLLPASAKDFKTQCSCPDYSNPCKHIAGVYYLIAAELDRDPFLLFELRGLPREALKAELAKSPLGQALSSELSAQQRSPDPVEHYYTQPQTVEALSPSLKEFWQGEKRLPQTIEAATTSTVPAILVKKQGDFPAFWTRDNSFIEAMESLYDRVRSKNKDRL from the coding sequence ATGGCAAACTTTAGCCGCACTTGGTGGGGAAAGAACTTTATCAATGCGATCGAGCGCTTGACCGACTCGGGCCGATTGCAGCGGGGGCGATCCTATGCCAGCGGCGGCAAGGTTAAAAGCTTTGAGATCGACGGTGGGCTAGTCACTGCCAAGGTGCGTGGGTCGGTGAACCCCTACTTTGGAGTAACTACAGAACCAACGTACACAACCACGATCGACTTTACGCCGATCAGCAAAGTCAAATGGGCGGATGCGATCGCCCTCATTGCCTCCAAAGCTAGCCTCATCTCCCGGCTGCTGCTGAATGAAATTCCCGACAATATCGAAGACAGTTTCAAAACCCTTGAACTAAACCTGCTGCCCGCCAGCGCCAAAGACTTTAAGACCCAGTGCTCGTGCCCCGACTACAGCAACCCCTGCAAACACATCGCCGGGGTCTACTACCTGATCGCCGCCGAACTCGATCGCGATCCGTTTCTGCTCTTTGAGCTGCGAGGCTTACCCAGGGAAGCGCTGAAAGCAGAGCTAGCTAAGTCTCCCCTAGGGCAAGCGCTCTCATCAGAACTCTCGGCCCAGCAGCGATCGCCCGACCCTGTAGAGCACTACTACACCCAGCCCCAAACTGTCGAGGCGTTGTCCCCCAGCCTGAAGGAATTTTGGCAGGGAGAGAAGCGCCTACCTCAGACGATTGAGGCCGCCACAACCTCGACGGTGCCAGCAATTTTGGTCAAGAAGCAGGGCGATTTCCCCGCCTTTTGGACGCGTGACAACTCATTTATAGAAGCGATGGAAAGCCTTTACGATCGCGTCCGTAGCAAAAACAAAGACCGCCTGTAG
- a CDS encoding TspO/MBR family protein → MNRKNLVKSGVNTVMGVNEATRDTTIRPDLANPQWDKAATLIYLGATIAQIAAMTGLLWAMDFALGYLDTAALPQGAMGAIACAFFAVVTLRSRFFSLLDNTRNSGRYQSLQRPGWAPPPLAFPIVWMSIAVLRVVSTYLVWSAMGQTFLCLPLILYVAHLSLGDTWNTIFTVEGRLGAAVPMVIVGPLLSAAVVTISYYQTLPLAGWIILPSLVWLAIATALCISLWRLNGQEPLYPVVSTAES, encoded by the coding sequence ATGAACCGTAAAAACCTTGTGAAAAGCGGCGTTAACACTGTGATGGGGGTCAACGAGGCTACCCGCGATACCACCATCCGCCCTGATTTAGCCAATCCCCAGTGGGACAAAGCGGCTACGCTAATCTATTTAGGGGCAACGATCGCCCAGATAGCTGCAATGACTGGGCTGCTGTGGGCCATGGATTTTGCCCTGGGCTACCTCGACACCGCAGCGCTACCTCAGGGGGCGATGGGCGCAATTGCTTGTGCATTTTTTGCCGTGGTGACGCTGCGATCGCGCTTCTTTTCTCTGCTCGACAACACTCGCAACAGCGGGCGCTACCAGTCGCTCCAGCGTCCAGGTTGGGCACCGCCGCCGTTGGCTTTCCCCATCGTGTGGATGAGTATTGCCGTGCTGCGGGTGGTCTCGACCTATTTAGTGTGGTCGGCGATGGGGCAAACTTTCCTGTGTCTGCCGCTCATTCTCTATGTAGCTCACCTCAGCCTAGGCGATACCTGGAATACAATTTTCACGGTCGAAGGGCGCCTAGGGGCCGCCGTGCCGATGGTGATTGTGGGGCCGTTGCTCTCGGCAGCGGTGGTCACGATCAGCTATTACCAAACGCTACCGCTGGCGGGGTGGATTATTTTGCCGTCGTTGGTGTGGCTGGCGATCGCCACCGCTCTTTGCATCAGCCTCTGGCGCTTGAATGGCCAGGAACCCCTCTATCCAGTAGTATCCACAGCCGAATCGTAG